GCCctcggcgccggggccgggcgggggagcggcggcccTGCCTCGTCGTGCCGCGTTTTCTTTGTAAAAACCCTCGTTCCTCATTCGCTGCCCTCGGTGGGTTTATTCTGGAGCGTCGCTGAGGACCGTGTGGTCGCAGCAGCGGCTGTTGGCGGCGGGCGGAGTCACGGGGGGGTTCGACCTTAGAGACCCCCCGGTCGCGGtgcggccctgggcagggaccccccGCCGGGCCCGGTCGGCCCGAGCCCCGTCCCACCTGGCCGGgcgcggcgccggggccggggcggagccgcAGCGAGATCGTTGTCCCGTGGGGTTCCTGCCGTCGCGTCTCTGTCCCAGCCCCGTGTCTCGGGGGTCCGTGGACGCCGGGGGCGGGACGGGCTGTCCCCGGCCGGTGTCGCCGGGTGTCTGCCCGGCGGCCCCCGAGGACCCGGCGGGCTCCCGAGGGCCGGGGgcgagcggggctgcggggggtgtGGGGCGGCCGGGGCCGTGCGGGGGGTCCCCGTCGGGGATGGGGCAGCGCTGAGGCTGGGGGAGAAACGCAAtccccgccggcggggccggggccggctgcGGGAGCCGGAGGCCATCGCTGGGTGGGTTTGTCATTGCGGGTCTCTGGGTGAAGGCTGCGGAAACCTTCCCCGGCCCCTCGGCAGCGAGAGCCAGGCCTCGGGCACCGCAGCTCGGCAGCGCCGTGCGGGGTTTATTGCAGTTACTTTCTCCAGCCTCTGCCAAAGGAACGTGATTATTCCAGTTCTCCTGTCCCCGACATCAGTCCAGGGTCACATGTCAAACCGCCGCCCGGCTTCTGGGATAATCTGATCAGGGCGGTTCACAGGGATGGCTTTAATGCCCAGGACAGATGATTTTGCAAACAACTGAAATCTcctaaaaacaaatataaaaactcTAGTAAACGGCTTTCTCCCTGGACACGTGCTCAGTGCACGGGCTGCGTCCTGGCTTGGCTCCCCGTCCAAAGGCTCCCTGTATGTCGGCGCTGGGTctggggggctgcagtggggTTCGGGGGGTGCCGGTCCCTCTCCCCGCCGCAGCAGCCGGGGTTTCCCTGCCCGAAGGCGGCTGGTCACCGAACCCCATTGCCCCGGGGGCAAACGGCCGGGAAGCCAAAGGGGCTGGAGCGAGGTGTTTCGGGGCCggacctgcctgtccccaggATGCTGCCGAACAGAGACAGGAGCTTTTGCTGCGCTCGGGAACGGGTCGGTTGAAGCATCACGACGTTCTCATGCCCGGCTGTCAGGAGCGGAGGGAGCCGAGCGGCTGCCGGAGGCTTTTGCAGCTCCAGTTCCAGCTGGGGACAAAGCTCTTGGCTTCGTGACGCCTCCGCCTCGGGCTCTGCGCCCTCCGCTGCCGTCTCCTCACCTCTCTGcccttttctttgctttagaTCGCCTGCGAAGATGCTTCGGTCTCCGCGGCCAGAGGAGGACTGTGCTCCCAAAGGCGTTGTTTCCAGCTAGATGCAGCCAAACGGCCTGGCCGCCATGGAGAGGGGCTGCCCGGAGGAGCCCGCCCGCAGCGGGTGGCCGTCGGTGGCCTGCGGGCAGCGGGAGGGAAGCGAGCGTCGGCGGGAGGAGACCGGGGACCGGCTGCCCGAGCGGGGCGATGCCTCTGTGGGGGCTGCAGAGCCACCGCAGGCTCAGCCGCCCCCCGGCAAGCTGAAGAAAACGGCTTTCAAACTGTTTGGGGGGAAGAGGAGCATCTGCACGCTGCCCAGTTTGTTTGGCGGCAGGAGCAAAGGGCAGGGGAAAGCGGGCTCTAAGAAGGGCCTCAGTAAATGCCGGACCCACGAGGGGCTCAGCGGAGCTGCCGGCGAGAAGGGCGGCGAGGCGCCAGCGGAGAGCCCttgggaggggagcggggactCGCGTCCCGGCCCTTTGCCCAGCTCCCAAAGCGCTCCCTCGGCCGTCGACGCCGGCGCCAGGTTGGATGTCGGCCGTCGGGACAGCTGTGAAGCCGGGGGCGCGGAGGGCTGCGAGAAAAAGCCCAGCGGAGAGAAGTCGTCCTTGCCGCGAGCCAAAAAAGGGCTGAGAGGGTTTTTGAACAGCATCCGTCGCCACCGGAAGAGCAAGGCTGCCGAGTGTGAGCCGGCGGAGCTGCGCGAGTGGAGCGGGGATGCGGAGGAGGCCGGCAAAGCCGCTGGTGCGGGAGCGGAGAGCCGAGGCGCCGCAGAGGGAAGGGGACCgggccctgtccctgctgccgcAGCCAGcccggggggcacggggggggacGGCTcggccggccccgctgccggctgcggggaggctgcccagcctggctgtcccGCGGCCGGAGACGGCAGCTCTGAGGGTGACGCGGTGGTGATGCCGGGGAAGAGGGACGTTCTGGACACGAAATCGGAGGCGGAGGCTGATGCTGGCGCAGAGTTTGACCCTGGCAACCTGCTGCTGGGCTTTCACCCGGACTTGGTGGACACCgaccctccctgcctgcactctggGGACCTGCTGAGCCTCATCCTGGGAGACGTCACCTCCCTGAAGAGCTTCGACTCGCTGACGGGGTGCGGAGACGACATCGCGGAGCCGGACATGGCCGAGAGCAGCATCTCTGTGGAGCGCAGCAGAGACGCCGCGAAGCGGAGCTCCTGCCTGGTGACCTACCAGGGCGGTGGGGAGGAGATGGCCGTgccggaggaggcggaggagTTCCTGCACCAGATCTGGAGCAGCCACGCGTCCGGGGACGGGAGCTACGGAGCCCAGGTGTCGAGCAGCAGTTTGGAGACACAGGCGTCGCGCGAGGCGGATGCCCCCCCGTACCTGGGGGACGCGATGGACGGCGTTGACCTCCTGACGCCGCAGAGCGACCAGCAGGAGTCTGCCCCCAATAGCGACGAGGGTTATTACGACTCCACCACGCCGGGGCCGGAGGACGAAGGCGGAGACGGGCTCGGTGAGATGAAGAAGGAGCGTCTTCCCAGAGACAGTTACAGCGGCGATGCACTGTACGAGTTTGACGCGCTGACGAGTCCCTCGCACGGGGAGGAATCCCTGTTTGAGAGCAAAGTCTCTCGGCCGGGGATCTTCAGCTACTTCTTGGACTTCTGCCTGCCTGGGGAGAGGAGCCTGATCCAGATGCTGGATGAGAAAAGGGGGCTGATGGAGACGGAGGAAGAGCGGCTGGCGGCCATTCAGAAAGAGCTGCTGTACTGGGAGCTGCAGAGGGAGCCGGCCTGGAAAGGCCGTGATGTTCCCAGCACGGAGAAGTGTCCGCGGGACAAGCAGTGCGTGGAATGTCAAACCAGAGCAGGCGGCTCGATTGGCAAGAACCAGAGCGGCCTTGGTAGCGAGCCGGTGGCCTCGCTCGCCCCAAACAGGGGTGTGAGTAGTGGGGTGTCGGTGTCCAGAGTCGAAAACCCAGAGTGGAGGGATTTTCCCGGGACTCTGTGTCCAGAAAACTGCTCCAGCAGCCAAAAAGGCCACGGAAGTTGCCTTATTGAGGTCACGAAGAACAAGGCGGGGTTCGATTTGGAGCCGGACTGTGGGTTGTTTGGGGGCTCCGTCCCTGTGCAAGCGGGGCTGTTCCCCGGGTACCGGCTGCCGGAGGCAGAGCGTGGCGGCGGAGCAGAGACCGGCACCGGCGAGCCCCGGGTGGGCAGCGAGCGCGAGCCCGAGCATGCCGTGAGCTTCTCGCaggcactggtggagtttgccaGCAGCGGGACGCTCTTCTCCAGCCTCTCGGAAAGCCTGGGGAGCTCCGGCTCCGGCTCGTCCTTCCCCCagaccctgcctgccctgcccaccaTGGTCACCTTCGACATCGTGGACGTggagcaggaaggggaaggggagtgCGAGCGGCACCCCGAGATGAACGCCGGCGAGGACATTGCCGAGGCCTTTGAGGACGGCTACGGGCGGAAAGAGTCGCTGGCGGAATGCGAGGAGGGAATGTCCCCGGGGCACCCGCCGGGCTCCTTCCCGAGCTGCGACTGGGGCGTTGCCAGCCTGCCCCGCCACCTGCGCCTCCACGGGCTGAGCCCCGCCATGCCGGCCCCGCTCTCCGTCGGCCGCAGGAGCCGCTCGCTGGACACGGAGAGCCTGGAGCTGGAGCTCGCCCACGCGCAGGCGGCCGAGAGCGGCCCCCGGCCGGGCCGGCCGCGGGCGCAGCGGGAGGGCGGCAGGAGGGACTCGGGCGGAGCGAGGAGAAGCcggagccaggaggaggaggaggagggcgagctGGCGGCGCCCGACGGCGGGTTGAGCTGGCCGGGCTGGCGGCACCTCCAGCACGACGCCGAGGCGGCTGCCGGGGCCCTGGAGCGCTGGGGACTGGCTCCGGCCGCCGCCGTGGAGAGGGCCTGGGAGCCGTCGGAGCAGCCGGGCGCCGcgtgtcccgtcccgtccctgtCCCGCAGCGTGGCCGGAGAGACTGCGGGCAGGCGGCccccggagccggagccgggccgGCGCCCGCTCAGGCCCTGCCATTTACCTCTGCAGAGCGAGGCCCGGCGGCCGCGGGAGGTGGCCGGTCCCTGCCGGCCCCGCGGAGAAGCCGCCGCCAAGAAGCTGCCGCCCTTGTTCCCCCCGGGAGGAGCCGAGCCCCAGGTGCCCCCCGGCTTTCGTTTCGCCTGCTCCCCGGAGAAGGGCGCCCCGTGCAAACCCGTCGGTGTCGCCCAGGGCATCCCGCAGTGTCCCGAGGGCAGCGCCCGCGCCGGAGAGAGCCCGGAGCGCTGCGGGGAGCCCCTGAagggcagggccagccccggcCACGCGCTGCCCGCCGGCTGCGGCAGCACGGCCGGGAGCGTCACCGAGGGCCAGTAGGTGCTccggggagggggtgaggagggctgcggggtgcggggaggggacaATTAGCGCTAACGAGCAGTTTGTGAGGGACCTGAATGTAGAGCTGGGCTGAGGAGGCTcctctcccgcagccccgggcccTGCTCTCGCCGCTGCGGATGCTGGGGCGCGTTCGGAGCCGCCTCTGGGATTGGGGCGTTGACGCGAGGCACGttctggttttccagcagcagccgccgGGCTCTGGAACGCCGAGCGCAGGAACAGCCCCCGACACCTCACGCTGCTGCGGGGGGAAACGCTGGGAACGGACCCATCGCCAGCGCGGCGGGTTTGGGGTTTCTGCAGGCTGGGAGCCGGGGGGTCctggggacagtgctgggggAAATGGGGGTTTAATTCCTCCTCTCGGTGCAATGTTGCGGTTCAGACTCTCTTGAATGTCGCCCATCTCGGGCTCGGcttggggaggctgggagggaggacgCCGGTTATTGGCAGAGCGAGGACGGGAGACGAGGCAGCTGAAGGGGGAACTTTGCCGTAACttttctatttattctttttttcccttgccccagaagaaaagcaggagctTTTGTGTGCGTGCCGGTAACGTTTTCCAGGTCTCgttttaatttgctcaaaggcacCGCGCTCGGAGAGATGTGCTGTCGGTGGTGTCCCTTTTGAGAGCAAAGTGTCGGTCCCGTCCGTGTCGTGGTCTGGCCTCCCGGTGCGTAATTCCCAGGTGGAACCTTTCCCGTGCTTTGTCCCACGCTCCAATCCTCTCCCGGGCCACGGGCACACGGACGAGGTCTTGGACAGAAGCTCAGTTCCCATCGTGCCCGTAGCTGCAAAGTTGCAGATGCCGTTACTTTCTTCACAAGGaagttttgtgggttgtttttagttgtttttgtttttttaaattattttagagtaGTTTTCTTTGCATAAACTCATACGAGGAAAGTATTCTGTTAATTGGAATACAGGATGTAACGCAGCCTAAATTAGGCTTCACGACTTCTTCCTCCCGACTGGAGGGCACAAAAAGCTGGAGGTCGCTGcaggttgtgggtttgtttttcctctttgaaggccgtggaggagggacaggagcgGAGGAGATGGGCTTTGTCTGAGGAGGTCGTACGAGCTCCTGGAAACATCGATCTCGGGCCGCTGGTCCCCGGGGCGTCTCCCCGTCCTCCATGGTGTCAAACTCGCTGGTCTCGAAAGCAAACCTCCCTGTCCGGGACCGACAAAGCTTCATCCTCCTCCTGTCCGAGCTCCGTGTTCTGATTTTCATTCAGTTACCGGTGATGGTTTTGTTTCCCCTCGGCCCCGAGTTgccccttttctgcttttctttgcagcagagTTTGTAGCGTGAAACAGGAATGGTCCCGCGCTGGCAATGTCCATCTGTGACGGAGCCGGGAGAGGCAAAGCCAGGCTTCGATGCCCAAGGCTGGACTGATTgatgtgtttttccctttcctgaccaGAGTGCTGAGGCTCGAGTGGACCCGTCTGTGTGTCCGTGGGCTTAAACCTTAATTTTTCGGGATTTTCCCCCCAGTCCTGCTGCAGGGAGTTACCGCAGGGACCCGCCGGGCCACGTTTTTCCCTCCCGTCTTCTTCTGCCCCCGGAGAGGATTTTGTGGGACAAACCCGGCTCCTGATGCCACATCCGCATCCCGCCGAGATGGAGGGGAGAAGGCGGTCGGCCAGCGAAGGGTCCCCTTGGCCCCGAGGTTGTGAGCGCAGCCTCTCCTCGTCAGCATCTGCTAACGAATCCTGCCTAATTGGAGCAGTCCCCCCCTCGCCGG
The sequence above is drawn from the Rissa tridactyla isolate bRisTri1 chromosome 9, bRisTri1.patW.cur.20221130, whole genome shotgun sequence genome and encodes:
- the AMER1 gene encoding APC membrane recruitment protein 1, whose product is MQPNGLAAMERGCPEEPARSGWPSVACGQREGSERRREETGDRLPERGDASVGAAEPPQAQPPPGKLKKTAFKLFGGKRSICTLPSLFGGRSKGQGKAGSKKGLSKCRTHEGLSGAAGEKGGEAPAESPWEGSGDSRPGPLPSSQSAPSAVDAGARLDVGRRDSCEAGGAEGCEKKPSGEKSSLPRAKKGLRGFLNSIRRHRKSKAAECEPAELREWSGDAEEAGKAAGAGAESRGAAEGRGPGPVPAAAASPGGTGGDGSAGPAAGCGEAAQPGCPAAGDGSSEGDAVVMPGKRDVLDTKSEAEADAGAEFDPGNLLLGFHPDLVDTDPPCLHSGDLLSLILGDVTSLKSFDSLTGCGDDIAEPDMAESSISVERSRDAAKRSSCLVTYQGGGEEMAVPEEAEEFLHQIWSSHASGDGSYGAQVSSSSLETQASREADAPPYLGDAMDGVDLLTPQSDQQESAPNSDEGYYDSTTPGPEDEGGDGLGEMKKERLPRDSYSGDALYEFDALTSPSHGEESLFESKVSRPGIFSYFLDFCLPGERSLIQMLDEKRGLMETEEERLAAIQKELLYWELQREPAWKGRDVPSTEKCPRDKQCVECQTRAGGSIGKNQSGLGSEPVASLAPNRGVSSGVSVSRVENPEWRDFPGTLCPENCSSSQKGHGSCLIEVTKNKAGFDLEPDCGLFGGSVPVQAGLFPGYRLPEAERGGGAETGTGEPRVGSEREPEHAVSFSQALVEFASSGTLFSSLSESLGSSGSGSSFPQTLPALPTMVTFDIVDVEQEGEGECERHPEMNAGEDIAEAFEDGYGRKESLAECEEGMSPGHPPGSFPSCDWGVASLPRHLRLHGLSPAMPAPLSVGRRSRSLDTESLELELAHAQAAESGPRPGRPRAQREGGRRDSGGARRSRSQEEEEEGELAAPDGGLSWPGWRHLQHDAEAAAGALERWGLAPAAAVERAWEPSEQPGAACPVPSLSRSVAGETAGRRPPEPEPGRRPLRPCHLPLQSEARRPREVAGPCRPRGEAAAKKLPPLFPPGGAEPQVPPGFRFACSPEKGAPCKPVGVAQGIPQCPEGSARAGESPERCGEPLKGRASPGHALPAGCGSTAGSVTEGQ